The proteins below are encoded in one region of Bacillus vallismortis:
- a CDS encoding GbsR/MarR family transcriptional regulator has product MEKDPLTIIEQAEDHLIERIAENMHAFGMPSTVGRVLGIIYMNRKPMTLTELSEATGMSKTRMSQVVREMLDANIAEKVFEKGVRKDLYEVEQDYYQTFITLFTATWSKIVSKNKMMHKKLNRELLSMLDEELTPEAEEKVNELLKELKEWLDYYNWLGRLIEFFESEEIFKHVPKP; this is encoded by the coding sequence TTGGAGAAAGATCCGTTAACGATCATTGAACAAGCCGAGGACCATTTAATAGAAAGAATCGCGGAAAACATGCATGCATTTGGAATGCCCTCTACCGTCGGGCGTGTGCTGGGCATTATTTATATGAATCGAAAACCGATGACGCTGACCGAATTGTCTGAAGCGACCGGCATGAGCAAAACACGTATGAGCCAAGTTGTCCGGGAAATGCTAGATGCCAACATTGCCGAGAAAGTGTTTGAAAAGGGCGTGCGAAAAGATTTATATGAGGTTGAGCAGGATTACTATCAAACATTTATCACGCTGTTTACAGCCACTTGGAGCAAAATCGTCAGCAAGAACAAAATGATGCATAAAAAACTCAATCGGGAGCTGCTTAGCATGTTGGATGAAGAGCTTACTCCTGAAGCGGAAGAGAAAGTGAATGAGCTGCTGAAAGAACTAAAAGAATGGCTCGATTATTACAATTGGCTCGGCCGTTTGATTGAGTTTTTTGAGTCTGAAGAAATATTCAAACATGTACCGAAGCCCTAA
- the opuBA gene encoding choline ABC transporter ATP-binding protein OpuBA (OpuBA (osmoprotectant uptake transporter system OpuB, component A) is the ATP-binding subunit of the ABC transporter OpuB, one of several involved in the uptake of osmoprotectants (compatible solutes) such as choline, proline, and glycine betaine, in the endospore-forming model bacterium Bacillus subtilis. Note that three out of four subunits of OpuB are quite similar to those of OpuC.), producing the protein MLTLENVSKTYKGGKKAVNNVNLKIEKGEFICFIGPSGCGKTTTMKMINRLIEPSAGKIFIDGENIIEQDPVELRRKIGYVIQQIGLFPHMTIQQNISLVPKLLKWPEHKRKERARELLKLVDMGPEYLDRYPHELSGGQQQRIGVLRALAAEPPLILMDEPFGALDPITRDSLQEEFKKLQKTLHKTIVFVTHDMDEAIKLADRIVILKAGEIVQVGTPDGILRNPADVFVEEFIGKERLIQSASPDVERVDQIMNTQPVTITADKTLSEAIQLMRQERVDSLLVVDDEHVLQGYVDVEIIDQCRKKANLVGEVLHEDLYTVLGGTLLRDTVRKILKRGVKYVPVVDENRRLIGIVTRASLVDIVYDSLWGEEKQLAVLS; encoded by the coding sequence TTGCTGACATTAGAAAATGTCTCGAAAACATACAAGGGCGGCAAAAAAGCCGTTAACAACGTGAATCTAAAGATTGAAAAAGGCGAATTTATCTGTTTTATCGGCCCGAGCGGCTGCGGGAAAACAACAACAATGAAAATGATAAACCGATTAATTGAGCCTTCCGCCGGCAAGATTTTTATTGATGGCGAAAACATCATAGAACAGGACCCCGTAGAGTTAAGGCGTAAGATCGGCTATGTCATTCAGCAGATTGGCTTGTTTCCACATATGACCATTCAGCAAAACATTTCACTTGTCCCTAAACTGCTGAAATGGCCGGAGCACAAGCGGAAAGAGCGTGCGCGTGAGCTTTTGAAATTGGTCGATATGGGGCCAGAATATTTGGACCGTTACCCTCATGAATTAAGCGGAGGACAGCAGCAGCGAATTGGTGTATTACGGGCACTTGCCGCGGAGCCGCCGCTTATCTTAATGGATGAACCGTTTGGGGCGCTTGACCCGATTACGAGGGATTCCCTTCAGGAAGAATTTAAAAAACTGCAAAAAACCTTACATAAAACCATCGTATTTGTTACCCACGATATGGATGAAGCGATTAAGCTGGCAGACCGGATTGTGATTTTAAAAGCGGGAGAAATCGTTCAAGTTGGAACGCCCGATGGCATTTTGAGAAATCCAGCAGACGTATTTGTTGAGGAATTTATCGGCAAGGAGCGGCTGATTCAGTCAGCCAGCCCGGATGTGGAACGGGTCGACCAGATTATGAACACACAGCCTGTAACGATCACCGCGGATAAAACGCTTTCTGAAGCGATTCAGCTGATGAGGCAGGAGCGTGTCGATTCACTGCTTGTTGTCGATGACGAGCACGTTCTGCAAGGCTATGTGGATGTTGAGATCATTGATCAATGCCGGAAAAAAGCCAATCTCGTAGGAGAGGTTTTACATGAAGACCTTTACACCGTATTGGGCGGGACATTGCTGCGTGACACGGTCCGCAAAATTTTAAAACGGGGTGTCAAATATGTCCCTGTTGTGGATGAAAACCGGCGCTTAATCGGAATAGTGACTAGAGCGAGTCTGGTCGACATTGTATATGACTCCCTCTGGGGAGAAGAAAAGCAGCTCGCGGTATTGTCATAA
- a CDS encoding zinc ribbon domain-containing protein: protein MYCPQCGHQTDGGKFCEKCGSPLPGQSGQQQAAQTGAAAKQAAKQFGSFVLAVLKRPYQECKTTGGEQLISAIITLVLFSLLTPLMFYILFSDGPGSVSFTAIFLEPTIYFALFLFFLHALIFFALKIAGNHVSFKDSFSRFGAFLIPFTAILVLALLLFLLHTDICFTILAVGLIGAFFAIPPAMLISYQHSYKGKVDVIYSTIVIYLITCVTFQLMIEHYMKEIFRYIFF from the coding sequence ATGTATTGTCCTCAATGCGGCCATCAAACAGATGGCGGAAAGTTTTGTGAGAAGTGCGGATCACCGCTCCCTGGTCAGTCAGGCCAGCAGCAGGCCGCGCAAACCGGAGCCGCTGCAAAGCAAGCGGCAAAACAGTTCGGTTCATTTGTTTTGGCCGTCCTGAAACGCCCTTATCAGGAATGTAAAACAACGGGCGGCGAACAGCTGATCAGCGCGATCATCACGTTGGTTCTTTTCAGTTTGCTGACCCCTTTGATGTTTTATATCCTTTTTTCAGACGGTCCCGGCAGCGTAAGCTTTACAGCCATCTTTTTAGAGCCAACCATTTATTTTGCCCTGTTTCTTTTCTTTTTGCATGCATTGATCTTTTTCGCCTTGAAAATCGCGGGAAACCACGTATCATTCAAAGATTCATTTTCCAGATTTGGCGCGTTTCTTATTCCGTTTACGGCTATATTGGTTCTTGCCCTTTTATTGTTTTTATTGCATACAGACATTTGCTTCACTATTTTAGCCGTCGGTTTAATCGGTGCATTCTTTGCCATTCCTCCTGCGATGCTGATCAGTTACCAGCATTCATATAAAGGAAAGGTTGATGTCATTTACTCAACGATTGTCATTTATTTGATCACCTGCGTTACATTCCAGCTTATGATCGAACACTATATGAAAGAGATTTTCCGCTACATATTCTTTTAA
- a CDS encoding PH domain-containing protein, translated as MFKKIAADALGLSDIGKIIEPQDYDKTDADDYVMHEDNEKIYFLIKTKADEYCFTNLALIHVDGERATSSKRTLKRYPYSQFKMSDVFLETAGKVDLDVEIKFKLGTEHFDIDVHKDQIEKLKDLYKALLRIAETTYENDILINQAEQSLDKAVTILHHTRPEHVNLETQYKELTEFGFTWLTSVRSQYHIKDFGDVFEKYINN; from the coding sequence ATGTTCAAAAAAATTGCAGCAGATGCCCTTGGCTTATCTGATATCGGAAAAATTATCGAACCTCAGGATTATGACAAAACAGATGCTGATGACTATGTCATGCATGAAGACAATGAAAAAATATACTTCTTGATTAAAACGAAAGCAGACGAATACTGCTTTACGAATCTGGCTCTGATCCATGTGGACGGCGAACGCGCCACTTCCTCAAAACGAACGTTAAAACGCTATCCTTACTCTCAATTCAAAATGTCTGATGTTTTTCTGGAAACCGCGGGAAAAGTCGATCTCGATGTGGAAATCAAATTCAAGCTGGGCACTGAACACTTTGACATCGATGTGCACAAAGACCAAATTGAAAAGTTAAAAGATCTATATAAAGCACTGCTTCGCATTGCCGAAACAACCTATGAAAATGATATTTTAATCAATCAGGCGGAACAAAGCTTGGATAAAGCCGTAACGATTCTTCATCATACTCGCCCCGAGCACGTCAATCTTGAAACGCAATATAAAGAGCTGACCGAATTCGGATTCACTTGGCTGACATCCGTTCGCTCTCAATATCATATTAAGGATTTTGGAGATGTATTTGAGAAATACATTAATAACTAG
- a CDS encoding GbsR/MarR family transcriptional regulator has product MEKTALDIIEHAEEHLIEKIAENMQTFGMPSTVGRVLGIIYMNRKPMTLNELSEATGMSKTRMSQVVREMIDANIAEKVFEKGVRKDLYDVEQDYYQTFISLFAANWTKAVSKNKVLYKKLNRELTDLLQRDGLTPEAEEKVNQLLNELREWLHYYDWLSRLIEFFESEEVFQYVPKQKKAAP; this is encoded by the coding sequence GTGGAAAAAACTGCTCTCGACATCATTGAACATGCTGAAGAGCATCTCATTGAGAAGATTGCCGAAAATATGCAGACGTTTGGTATGCCTTCCACTGTCGGACGTGTGCTTGGGATTATTTATATGAATCGAAAACCGATGACATTAAACGAGCTGTCAGAGGCAACAGGCATGAGCAAAACACGGATGAGCCAGGTTGTCCGTGAAATGATCGATGCCAATATTGCCGAGAAGGTGTTTGAAAAAGGGGTAAGAAAAGACCTTTACGACGTTGAGCAGGATTATTATCAAACCTTCATTTCTTTATTTGCGGCAAACTGGACAAAGGCCGTGAGCAAAAACAAAGTGCTGTATAAAAAATTAAACCGGGAGCTGACTGATCTTTTGCAAAGGGACGGGCTTACCCCTGAAGCGGAAGAGAAAGTCAACCAGCTGCTGAATGAATTACGAGAATGGCTCCATTACTACGACTGGCTGAGCAGACTGATCGAATTCTTTGAGAGTGAGGAAGTTTTTCAATACGTGCCAAAACAAAAGAAAGCCGCTCCCTGA
- a CDS encoding zinc ribbon domain-containing protein, whose amino-acid sequence MFCKECGQRNKEGAKFCKECGTPIGGSSRQAHKETAGAAEMRQAPRKPIPKKTIILWSSIAAACVILFAAYKTGAYFTSKDRLVDKFEQAVKDEDQEQIASLLTPVNDKLKLTKKNVKPFLAYLKDHPDKKDELFASLRADTAQKDIVYAEQDGKSLLVFDHYDLKIAPVYFEVTSNYKNTDLYVNKEDAGQVKKADQAQTLGPYIPGEYTVSAKLKNDVVDLVKKEDIQAVGDNSFRVDLSLEADDVTFSLADDIKSGKGDLLINGKSIHKDPFKSVTYGPLLTDGSMTAAVEAEFPWGKTKTAGVPIDHKEMELTLIPDQDTQETIMKTIVKTTKQYSKALSDGDTAQMTEASAKWKAQAKDTVDSLKYTNSYLKDKYLETDFDLDTFALSQKNDGTWQVSVKGKELHQSSSYNDYTNSEMTDDSPSYKYLLSYDKKQKKWIFEEAESTFDSAGTNIKKIKNDKPETYTSAWEGSKNKDSESSASGNVTDEQVTLFMGSYLQSQADAVNQNHFSLMEDSLEKGSSLYSDQQHLVTKLNKEGTTEDFNNYEVKSWSQNGSAITIKTYEEFYITKSGGSPKLKTYNWTYTGVVKNGRIYLTSIQ is encoded by the coding sequence ATGTTTTGTAAGGAATGCGGTCAGAGAAATAAAGAAGGGGCCAAGTTTTGTAAAGAATGCGGCACCCCGATCGGAGGGAGCAGCAGACAGGCACATAAAGAAACAGCAGGCGCTGCTGAAATGAGGCAGGCGCCGCGCAAGCCAATCCCTAAGAAAACCATCATCTTATGGAGCAGCATTGCCGCTGCGTGCGTTATATTATTCGCCGCCTATAAAACCGGAGCGTATTTTACTTCAAAGGATAGGTTAGTCGATAAATTTGAACAGGCTGTAAAGGATGAGGATCAAGAGCAAATCGCGTCCCTCCTTACGCCGGTAAATGACAAGCTTAAGTTGACTAAAAAGAATGTAAAGCCGTTTCTTGCCTATTTAAAGGATCATCCTGATAAAAAAGATGAGCTTTTTGCATCGCTGCGTGCGGACACAGCTCAAAAGGATATCGTATACGCGGAGCAAGACGGGAAAAGCTTGCTCGTATTTGACCATTATGATTTAAAGATAGCACCTGTTTATTTTGAAGTGACCAGCAATTATAAAAATACCGATCTATATGTGAATAAAGAGGATGCCGGACAGGTAAAGAAAGCCGATCAAGCACAAACCCTCGGGCCATACATTCCCGGCGAATATACCGTCTCAGCCAAACTGAAAAACGATGTCGTTGATCTCGTGAAAAAGGAAGACATTCAGGCTGTTGGCGATAACAGCTTTCGTGTTGATCTCTCATTGGAAGCAGACGATGTGACATTCAGCTTAGCGGATGACATCAAGAGCGGGAAGGGTGATTTGCTGATTAACGGCAAGTCGATTCATAAGGACCCGTTCAAATCCGTCACATATGGCCCTCTTCTGACAGACGGATCCATGACGGCTGCGGTCGAAGCGGAGTTTCCGTGGGGAAAAACAAAAACAGCGGGCGTGCCAATCGACCATAAAGAAATGGAGTTAACGTTAATTCCTGATCAAGACACACAGGAAACTATTATGAAAACGATTGTCAAAACAACGAAACAGTATTCCAAAGCGCTATCAGATGGGGATACAGCCCAGATGACAGAGGCGAGCGCCAAATGGAAGGCACAGGCGAAGGATACCGTCGATTCTTTGAAATATACGAATTCTTATTTAAAAGATAAATATTTAGAAACTGATTTTGATCTGGATACATTCGCTCTCTCTCAGAAAAACGACGGGACGTGGCAGGTATCAGTAAAAGGAAAAGAACTGCACCAGTCTTCTTCGTATAACGACTATACAAATTCCGAAATGACTGATGACAGTCCGAGTTACAAATATCTCCTTTCCTATGATAAAAAACAGAAAAAGTGGATTTTTGAAGAAGCAGAATCAACATTCGATTCGGCTGGAACAAATATAAAGAAAATCAAAAATGATAAGCCGGAGACGTACACGTCCGCCTGGGAAGGCTCGAAAAACAAAGACAGTGAAAGCTCTGCAAGCGGTAATGTTACAGATGAACAAGTGACATTATTTATGGGCAGTTATTTGCAAAGTCAGGCAGATGCCGTGAATCAAAATCATTTCTCACTGATGGAAGACAGCCTTGAAAAAGGCAGTTCTCTTTATTCTGACCAACAGCATCTTGTAACGAAATTAAATAAAGAGGGGACAACGGAAGACTTTAATAACTATGAAGTGAAAAGCTGGAGTCAAAATGGATCGGCTATTACAATTAAGACGTATGAAGAATTCTATATCACAAAATCAGGCGGCAGTCCAAAACTGAAAACCTATAACTGGACCTATACCGGCGTAGTGAAGAACGGAAGAATTTACTTAACGTCGATTCAATAA
- the opuCC gene encoding osmoprotectant ABC transporter substrate-binding lipoprotein OpuCC (OpuCC (osmoprotectant uptake transporter system OpuB, component C), as studied in Bacillus subtilis, is a lipoprotein, and is the substrate-binding protein of an ABC-type high-affinity transporter for both choline and betaine. OpuC is closely related to OpuB, which acts on choline; OpuCC is nearly 70 percent identical to OpuBC.) has product MKTKKIKWLVAPALAFVLLLGGCSLPGLGGASNDTIKIGAQSMTESEIVANMIAQLIEHDTDLNTALVKNLGSNYVQHQAMLGGDIDISATRYSGTDLTSTLGKEAEKDPKKALNIVQNEFQKRFSYKWFDSYGFDNTYAFTVTKTFAEKEHIHTVSDLKKNASQYKLGVDNAWLKRKGDGYKGFVSTYGFEFGTTYPMQIGLVYDAVKNGKMDAVLAYSTDGRIKAYDLKILKDDKRFFPPYDCSPVIPEKVLKEHPELEGVINKLIGQIDTETMQGLNYEVDGKLKEPSVVAKEFLEKHHYFD; this is encoded by the coding sequence TTGAAAACGAAAAAAATCAAATGGCTAGTCGCGCCCGCTCTCGCCTTTGTCCTGCTGCTTGGCGGCTGTTCTCTGCCGGGGCTCGGCGGCGCTTCAAACGACACGATCAAAATCGGCGCACAAAGCATGACAGAATCAGAAATTGTAGCGAATATGATCGCGCAGCTTATTGAACATGATACAGATTTGAATACCGCTTTAGTGAAAAATCTCGGGTCAAACTATGTTCAGCACCAAGCGATGCTGGGCGGTGACATTGATATTTCTGCCACGCGCTATTCCGGAACAGATTTAACAAGCACCCTCGGCAAGGAAGCGGAGAAAGATCCGAAAAAAGCGCTGAACATTGTGCAGAACGAGTTTCAAAAGCGCTTTTCTTATAAATGGTTTGATTCCTACGGCTTTGATAACACATATGCCTTCACCGTAACAAAAACGTTTGCGGAAAAGGAGCATATTCACACCGTGTCTGACCTGAAGAAAAATGCCTCCCAGTATAAATTAGGCGTCGACAATGCTTGGCTGAAACGAAAAGGCGATGGGTATAAAGGCTTTGTCAGCACATATGGCTTTGAGTTCGGCACAACTTATCCCATGCAGATCGGGCTAGTCTATGACGCAGTCAAAAACGGGAAAATGGACGCCGTTCTGGCTTATTCAACGGATGGACGGATTAAAGCCTATGACTTGAAAATCTTAAAAGATGATAAGCGTTTCTTCCCGCCGTATGACTGTTCACCGGTGATTCCGGAAAAGGTGCTCAAGGAGCATCCGGAGCTTGAAGGTGTGATTAACAAGCTGATTGGGCAAATCGATACGGAAACGATGCAGGGGCTTAACTATGAGGTGGATGGCAAGCTGAAGGAGCCGTCTGTCGTAGCAAAGGAATTTTTAGAGAAACATCATTATTTTGACTAA
- the opuCD gene encoding glycine betaine/carnitine/choline/choline sulfate ABC transporter permease OpuCD — protein sequence MEVLQQLGNYYSQNGGYVLQEFYRHFLMSVYGVLFAAIVGVPLGILIARYRRLSGWVFAVTNVIQTIPALAMLAVLMLVMGLGANTVILSLFLYSLLPIIRNTYTGIISIDHAYLESGKAMGMTKCQVLRMVELPLALSVIMAGLRTALVIAIGITAIGTFVGAGGLGDIIVRGSNATNGTAIILAGAIPTALMAVIADLVMGWLERALSPMKKKKKKNLAGAA from the coding sequence ATGGAAGTACTACAGCAGCTTGGCAACTACTATTCGCAAAACGGCGGTTACGTGCTGCAGGAGTTTTACCGCCATTTTCTGATGTCGGTGTATGGCGTTTTATTTGCTGCCATTGTTGGTGTTCCGCTCGGCATCCTGATAGCCAGATACAGAAGATTAAGCGGATGGGTTTTTGCGGTGACGAACGTCATTCAGACCATCCCGGCTCTCGCTATGCTCGCCGTGCTGATGCTTGTCATGGGGCTGGGCGCTAATACGGTGATATTGTCATTATTTCTTTATTCTCTTCTGCCGATTATCAGAAACACGTATACAGGCATTATCAGCATTGATCATGCCTATCTTGAATCCGGAAAAGCGATGGGAATGACAAAATGTCAAGTGCTGCGGATGGTCGAACTACCGCTTGCGCTTTCTGTCATAATGGCCGGCCTGCGCACCGCGCTTGTCATTGCCATCGGCATTACCGCCATCGGGACATTTGTCGGCGCGGGCGGTCTCGGTGATATCATTGTCAGGGGATCAAACGCAACAAACGGAACCGCGATCATATTAGCGGGCGCCATCCCCACGGCTCTGATGGCGGTGATTGCCGATTTGGTCATGGGCTGGCTTGAACGCGCGTTAAGCCCGATGAAAAAGAAAAAGAAGAAAAACCTGGCCGGCGCCGCATAA
- the opuBB gene encoding choline ABC transporter permease OpuBB translates to MHHIIQFLQTNGGELLYKTYEHITISLIAVILGVIVAVPLGVVLTRMKKGAGAIIGIVNIFQTLPSLAILAFFIPLLGVGKVPAIVALFFYSVLPILRNTYTGIRGVNKNLLESGKGIGMTPAEQVRLVELPLAAPVIMAGIRTSAIYLIGWATLASFIGGGGLGDYIFIGLNLYQPEYIIGGAVPVTILAIVIDYVLAVAERKLTPAGMQRLKEVS, encoded by the coding sequence ATGCATCATATTATTCAATTTTTGCAAACCAACGGGGGCGAACTCCTTTATAAAACATATGAACATATCACAATATCGCTCATTGCTGTCATCTTAGGCGTAATCGTTGCCGTACCCCTCGGGGTTGTGCTGACTAGAATGAAGAAGGGAGCCGGCGCGATTATCGGTATCGTCAATATCTTTCAGACACTGCCGAGTCTGGCGATTCTCGCTTTCTTTATTCCGCTCTTGGGTGTGGGGAAGGTTCCAGCCATTGTGGCATTGTTTTTCTATTCCGTACTGCCGATTCTGCGCAACACGTATACCGGCATACGCGGCGTCAACAAAAATCTGCTCGAGTCTGGCAAAGGCATCGGAATGACGCCGGCTGAACAAGTCCGCTTGGTGGAACTGCCGCTTGCCGCGCCTGTCATCATGGCGGGAATCAGAACCTCGGCGATTTACTTAATCGGCTGGGCAACGCTTGCTTCCTTTATCGGAGGCGGCGGATTGGGTGATTATATTTTTATCGGATTGAATTTATATCAGCCGGAATATATCATCGGGGGCGCTGTGCCTGTCACGATATTGGCGATTGTGATTGATTACGTGCTGGCGGTGGCTGAACGAAAACTGACACCTGCCGGCATGCAGAGATTGAAGGAAGTTTCATAA
- the opuCA gene encoding osmoprotectant ABC transporter ATP-binding protein OpuCA, with translation MLKLEQVSKVYKGGKKAVNSINLEIAKGEFICFIGPSGCGKTTTMKMINRLIEPSSGKILIDGENMIEQDPVELRRKIGYVIQQIGLFPHMTIQQNISLVPKLLKWPEEKRKERARELLKLVDMGPEYLDRYPHELSGGQQQRIGVLRALAAEPPLILMDEPFGALDPITRDSLQEEFKKLQRTLNKTIVFVTHDMDEAIKLADRIVILKAGEIVQIGTPDEILRNPANEFVEEFIGKERLIQSRPDIERVEQMMNRTPVTISADKTLSQAIQLMREKRVDSLLVVDRQNVLKGYVDVEMIDQNRKKASVVGDVYRSDIYTVQKGALLRDTVRKILKQGFKYVPVVDEQNHLAGIVTRASLVDIVYDSIWGEADQLMTI, from the coding sequence TTGCTGAAATTGGAACAAGTATCAAAAGTATATAAAGGCGGTAAAAAAGCTGTGAACAGCATTAATTTAGAGATAGCCAAGGGAGAATTCATCTGTTTTATCGGCCCGAGCGGCTGCGGAAAAACGACGACGATGAAAATGATTAATAGATTGATTGAACCATCGTCAGGAAAGATCTTGATCGACGGAGAAAATATGATCGAACAGGACCCGGTTGAGCTGAGGAGAAAAATCGGCTATGTCATTCAACAAATTGGTTTGTTCCCCCACATGACCATCCAGCAGAACATCTCGCTCGTACCGAAACTGCTGAAATGGCCTGAAGAAAAACGGAAAGAACGGGCGAGAGAGCTATTAAAGCTTGTGGATATGGGCCCGGAATATTTAGACCGTTATCCCCATGAGCTCAGTGGCGGACAGCAGCAAAGAATCGGCGTGCTGCGCGCACTGGCTGCGGAACCCCCTCTCATTTTAATGGATGAACCGTTCGGAGCCCTTGATCCGATTACGCGCGATTCCCTTCAGGAAGAATTCAAAAAACTGCAGAGAACCTTAAACAAAACGATTGTGTTTGTCACCCACGATATGGACGAAGCGATTAAGCTTGCTGACCGGATCGTGATTTTAAAAGCGGGCGAAATCGTTCAAATCGGCACACCTGATGAGATTCTCAGGAACCCGGCCAATGAATTTGTTGAAGAGTTTATCGGGAAAGAACGCCTGATCCAGTCAAGGCCGGATATCGAGCGGGTGGAGCAAATGATGAACAGAACGCCTGTGACGATATCTGCGGACAAAACGCTCTCCCAGGCGATTCAGCTGATGAGAGAAAAGCGTGTCGACTCGCTGCTCGTTGTGGACCGGCAGAATGTGTTGAAGGGCTACGTTGATGTGGAAATGATTGATCAAAACCGCAAAAAAGCGAGCGTCGTTGGCGATGTATACCGCTCAGATATATATACCGTGCAAAAAGGGGCGCTACTTCGCGATACGGTCCGGAAAATCTTAAAGCAGGGCTTCAAGTATGTCCCGGTGGTGGATGAACAGAACCATTTAGCGGGGATTGTGACAAGAGCGAGCCTTGTTGATATCGTATACGATTCGATATGGGGCGAGGCAGACCAGCTTATGACGATCTGA
- the opuCB gene encoding glycine betaine/carnitine/choline/choline sulfate ABC transporter permease OpuCB: MNQMMAFLQTNGGELLYKTGEHVYISLIAVVLGIIVAVPLGVALTRMKKGAGAIIGVANIVQTLPSLAILAFFIPLLGVGKVPAIAALFFYSVLPILRNTYTGIKGVNKNLLESGKGIGMTGWEQIRLVEIPLAIPIIMAGIRTSTIYLIGWATLASFIGGGGLGDYIFTGLNLYQPEYIIGGAVPVTILAVMIDYVLAVAERRVTPKGLQGMKEVS, from the coding sequence ATGAATCAAATGATGGCTTTTCTGCAAACGAACGGCGGAGAGCTGCTGTATAAAACAGGAGAACATGTATACATTTCACTCATAGCCGTTGTATTAGGCATTATCGTTGCAGTGCCGCTCGGTGTCGCTCTCACTAGAATGAAAAAGGGCGCAGGCGCGATAATAGGCGTCGCCAACATTGTGCAAACCTTGCCGAGCCTGGCGATTTTAGCCTTTTTTATTCCGCTTCTCGGCGTAGGGAAAGTGCCTGCGATTGCCGCTTTATTTTTCTATTCTGTGCTGCCGATCTTGCGCAATACGTATACCGGTATCAAAGGTGTCAACAAAAATCTGCTGGAATCGGGCAAAGGGATTGGCATGACCGGCTGGGAGCAGATTCGGCTTGTCGAAATCCCGCTGGCGATCCCAATCATCATGGCGGGAATCCGCACGTCAACGATCTACTTAATTGGCTGGGCGACACTTGCGTCCTTTATCGGGGGAGGCGGTCTCGGTGATTACATTTTTACCGGCCTGAACCTGTATCAGCCTGAATATATCATTGGCGGGGCCGTCCCGGTCACGATCCTGGCGGTTATGATTGATTATGTGCTGGCTGTCGCAGAACGAAGGGTGACGCCGAAAGGACTGCAAGGAATGAAGGAAGTTTCATAA